The Verrucomicrobiota bacterium genome contains the following window.
ATACAGGCTCTGATTTTGCCAGCTTAGCCCAAGCTTATTCAGAAGATTCAAAAAAAGACCAAGGGGGAGATTGGGGCTGGGTGGACAGGAATACCCTCCGGAAAGAAATCTCTGATGTAGCTTTCCGCCTCCGCCCCGGCGAGATTAGCCACGTGATTATACTCGATGAAGGATATTACATCATCCAGATCGAAGGTTTCAAAAAAGGCGGTACCCAATCCCTCGAAGAAGTGCGTGCTCAGATCGAAGGACAAATTCTCCAA
Protein-coding sequences here:
- a CDS encoding peptidylprolyl isomerase, which produces TGSDFASLAQAYSEDSKKDQGGDWGWVDRNTLRKEISDVAFRLRPGEISHVIILDEGYYIIQIEGFKKGGTQSLEEVRAQIEGQILQEQRLEQQRKWIDRLKQKAFIKMF